One stretch of Methanomicrobiales archaeon DNA includes these proteins:
- a CDS encoding NAD(P)(+) transhydrogenase (Re/Si-specific) subunit beta — protein MVDFTSIIDPVYVATIFFFIIGLQRMSHPLTARSGIVWAGGAMLIATLVTFLTPDLTNIALMALGIVIGGGLGFVAARRVAMTDMPQMVAIYNGVGGGAAAGIAAVELIGATSAATIALAVVGGLIGAVSFSGSFVAFLKLQGWMRPRPITFPGQQAINMAVLALSIVFGTLMLLQPPWIPLSLSVYLPLFFILSLTFGLLMTLPIGGADMPVVISLYNAFTGLAVGLDGFLFETPNYAMVVAGVIVGAAGSLLTILMARAMNRSISNILFGAFGAAEERGGEVKGSLKPIEDEDVAVMLGYANKVIVVPGYGMAVAQAQQKVKELTDLLESRGVTVKFAIHPVAGRMPGHMNVLLAEAGISYEHLFDRDEINQEFPDTDFVLVIGANDVVNPAAHRPGSPLYGMPILDVEKAKNVIVLKRGGGKGFAGIENDLFYRDNTRMLYGDAKESIGKIIQALKRL, from the coding sequence ATGGTCGACTTCACCTCGATCATCGACCCGGTCTACGTCGCGACGATCTTCTTCTTCATCATCGGTCTCCAGCGGATGAGCCACCCCCTCACGGCACGGAGCGGCATCGTCTGGGCCGGGGGCGCGATGCTTATCGCGACGCTTGTCACGTTCCTGACGCCGGACCTCACCAACATCGCCCTGATGGCGCTCGGGATCGTCATCGGTGGCGGGCTCGGCTTTGTCGCGGCAAGACGTGTCGCGATGACCGACATGCCCCAGATGGTCGCGATCTACAACGGGGTGGGCGGCGGTGCGGCAGCCGGCATCGCGGCGGTGGAGCTCATCGGCGCCACCAGCGCAGCGACCATCGCCCTCGCCGTCGTCGGCGGCCTCATCGGAGCCGTCTCGTTCTCGGGAAGTTTCGTGGCATTCCTGAAGCTTCAGGGCTGGATGCGGCCGCGGCCGATCACGTTCCCGGGTCAGCAGGCGATTAACATGGCGGTTCTTGCCCTCTCCATCGTGTTCGGCACACTCATGCTCCTGCAGCCGCCCTGGATCCCGCTCTCTCTCTCCGTTTACCTTCCCCTGTTCTTCATCCTCTCGCTCACGTTCGGACTCCTGATGACCCTCCCGATCGGCGGGGCTGATATGCCGGTGGTGATCTCCCTGTACAACGCCTTCACCGGGCTCGCGGTCGGGCTCGACGGATTCCTGTTCGAGACTCCCAACTATGCGATGGTCGTCGCGGGCGTCATCGTCGGAGCCGCGGGTTCTCTTCTCACGATCCTGATGGCGCGGGCGATGAACCGTTCCATCTCGAACATTCTGTTCGGGGCCTTCGGGGCTGCCGAGGAGAGAGGGGGGGAGGTCAAGGGCAGCCTCAAGCCGATCGAGGACGAGGACGTTGCGGTCATGCTGGGCTATGCGAACAAGGTGATTGTCGTCCCCGGTTACGGGATGGCGGTTGCCCAGGCCCAGCAGAAGGTGAAGGAGCTGACCGACCTGCTCGAGAGCAGAGGCGTCACGGTGAAGTTCGCGATCCACCCGGTTGCCGGGCGAATGCCCGGGCATATGAACGTCCTTCTCGCCGAGGCGGGCATCTCCTACGAGCATCTCTTCGACCGGGATGAGATCAACCAGGAGTTCCCCGACACCGACTTCGTCCTCGTCATAGGCGCCAACGATGTCGTCAACCCGGCGGCGCACCGCCCTGGCAGTCCGCTCTACGGCATGCCCATCCTCGACGTGGAGAAGGCGAAAAACGTCATTGTACTCAAGCGCGGCGGGGGAAAGGGCTTCGCGGGGATCGAGAACGATCTGTTCTACCGGGACAACACGCGGATGCTCTACGGCGACGCCAAGGAATCCATCGGTAAGATCATTCAGGCCTTGAAGAGACTCTAG
- a CDS encoding NAD(P) transhydrogenase subunit alpha codes for MIGATTLWTAVYIVMLAAFTGYVVIRRVPVILHTPLMSGSNFIHGIVLVGAMVALGFATTTLEQIIGFIAVVLGAANVTGGYVITERILQMFDRSGKRLDRGD; via the coding sequence GTGATCGGCGCGACCACGCTCTGGACCGCGGTCTATATCGTGATGCTGGCCGCGTTCACCGGCTACGTCGTCATCCGCCGGGTCCCCGTCATCCTCCACACACCACTGATGAGCGGCTCGAACTTCATTCACGGGATCGTGCTCGTCGGCGCGATGGTCGCTCTGGGATTCGCGACAACGACCCTGGAGCAGATCATCGGATTCATCGCCGTCGTCCTGGGCGCAGCAAACGTAACCGGCGGTTATGTCATCACGGAGCGTATCCTGCAGATGTTCGACCGCAGCGGGAAGAGATTGGACAGGGGGGACTGA